In Cervus elaphus chromosome 3, mCerEla1.1, whole genome shotgun sequence, the genomic stretch aacggagagagaagataggataagtgaggtagaagataaaatggtggaaataaatgaagcagagaggaaaaaagaaaaaagaatcaaaagaaatgaggacaacctcagggacctctgggacaacgtgaaatgccccaacatttgaatcataggagtcccagaagaagaagacaaaagaaaggccatgagaaaatacttgaggagataatagctgaaaacttccctaaaatggggaaggaaatagccacccaagtccaagaaacccagagagtcccaaacaggataaacccaaggtgaaacaccccaagacacatattaatcaaattaacaaagatcaaacacaaagaacaaatattagaagcagcaagggagaagccacaaataacacacaaagggattcccataaggataacagctgatctatcaatagaaaccctccaggccagaagggaatggcaggacatacttcaagtaatgaaagagaataacctacaacctagattactgtacccagcaaggatctccttcatatctgaattcaaaagctttacagacaagtaaaagctgagagaattcagcaccaccaaaccagctcttcaacaaacgctaaaggatcttctctagataggaaacacagaaaggttgtataaacgtgaacccaaaacaacaaagtaaatggcaacgggaccatacctataaataactaccttaaatgtaaatgggttgaatgccccaaccaaaagacaaagatgggttgaatggatacaaaaacaagacccctatatatgctgtctacaagagacccacctcaaaacaagagacacatacagactaaaagtgaagggctggaaaaaaatatttcacgcaagcGGAGAACAAaaaaagcaggagtcgcaatactcatatcagataaattagactttcaaataaaggctgtgaaaagagacaaagaaagacactacataatgatcaaaggatcaatccaagaagaagataaaacaattataaatatatatgcacccaacataggagcaccgcaatatgtaaggcaaacgctaacgagtatgaaagaggaaattaatagtaacacaataatagtgggagactttaataccccactcacaactatggatagatcaactaaacagaaaatcaacaaggaaacacaaactttaaatgacacaatggaccagctagacctaattgatatctataggacatttcaccccaaaacaatcaacttcacctttttctcaagtgcacacggaaccttctccagaatagatcacatcctgggccataaatctagtcttggtaaattcaaaaaaattgaaatcattccagtcatcttttctgaccacagtgcagtaagattagatctcaattataggaaaaaaattgttaaaaatccaAACATATGGAAGTGACGTAGGGATGGCGGAGGGGCGCGAGGTTTCAAGATGGCGGTGGTTGGGTGGTTGACCGAAAGGCCGAGGTGAAGGCCCCTACGACGTCAAACGGGCCGAGAATCGTTCCCTCCCCGCTTCTCACAGCCCCAGGAGCCCAGCAGAAGcgttttaggttttattttctaaataagcaAGTAAATCAAACAACTTGTCAACATGGGGCGGAGATCCACGTCATCCACCAAAAGTGGAAAATTTATGAACCCTACAGACCAAGCCAGAAAAGAAGCTCGGAAAAGAGaattaaagaagaacaaaaaacagcGCATGATGGTACGAGCTGCAGTTTTAAAGATGAAGGATCCCAAACAAATTATCCGGGACATGGAAAAATTGGATGAAATGGAGTTTAACCCAGTGCAGCAGCCACAGTTAAATGAGAAAGTGCTGAAAGACAAGCGTAAAAAGCTACGTGAAACATTTGAACGTATTCTACGACTCTATGAGAAAGAGAATCCAGATATTTACAAAGAATTGAGAAAGCTAGAAGTAGAATATGAACAGAAGAGGGCTCAACTTAGTCAATATTTTGATGCTGTCAAGAATGCCCAGCATGTGGAAGTGGAGAGTATTCCTCTGCCAGATATGCCGCATGCTCCTTCCAACATCTTGATCCAGGACATTCCACTTCCTGGGGCCCAGCCACCCTCCATCCTTAAGAAGACCTCAGCCTATGGACCTCCAACTCGGGCAGTTTCTATACTTCCTCTTCTTGGACATGGCGTTCCACGTTTGCCCCCTGGCAGGAAACCTCCAGGTCCTCCTCCGGGCCCACCTCCTCCTCAAGTCTTACAAATGTATGGCCGCAAAGTGGGCTTTGCCCTAGATCTTCCCGCTCGTAGGCGAGATGAAGACATGTTATATAGTCCTGAACTTGCTCAGCGGGGTCATGACGATGATGTTTCTAGCACCAGTGAAGATGATGGCTATCCTGAAGACATGGACCAGGATAAGCATGACGACAGTACTGATGACAGCGACAGTGACAGATCAGATGGAGAAAGTGAAGGGGATGAATTTGTACACCGTGATGACACTGAGagagaaaacaatgaagaaaaaaaatcaggtctAAGTGTATGGTTTGCAGATATGCCTGGAAAAtctagaaagaagaagaaaaaaaacatgaaggAGCTGACTCCTCTCCAAGCCATGATGCTTCGAATGGCAGAGCAGGAAATCCCTGAGGAGGGCCGAGAAGTCGAGGAGTTTTCAGAGGACGACGATGAAGAGTCAGATGATTCCGAAGCAGAGAAGCAGTCACAGAAGCAGCACAAAGAGGAGTCTCTCTCTGATGGCACATCTGCAGCTTCCCAGCAGCAAGCCCCTCCACAGTCTGTTCCTCCATCTCAGATACAAGCACCCCCCATGCCAGGACCACCTCCGCTTGGACCGCCACCTGCTCCACCTTTACGGCCACCTGGACCACCTACAGGCCTTCCTCCTGGACCACCTCCAGGAGCTCCTCCGTTCCTGAGACCACCTGGAATGCCAGGGCTCCGAGAGCCTCTACCCCGACTTTTACCTCCAGGCCCGCCACTAGGTCGGCCCCCtggccctcctccaggcccaCCTCCGGGTCTGCCTCCTGGCcctcctcctcggggacccccACCACGGCTACCTCCCCCAGCACCTCCAGGTATCCCTCCACCCCGTTCTGGCATGATGCGCCCACCTCTGGTGCCTCCTCTTGGACCTGCCCCACCTGGGCTCTTCCCACCAGCTCTCTTACCCAACCCAGGGGTTCTAAGTGCTCCCCCCAACTTGATCCAACGACCCAAGGCGGATGACACAAGCGCAGCCACCATCGAGAAGAAAGCTACGGCAACCATCAGTGCCAAGCCACAGATCACTAATCCCAAGGCAGAGATCACACGATTCGTGCCCACCGCACTGTGGGTGCGTCGGGAGAATaaaggggctgctgctgctccccAGAGAAAGTCAGAGGATGATTCTGCTGTGCCTCTTGCCAAAACAGCGCCCAAATCTGGCCCATCTGTTCCTGTGTCGGTGCAGACTAAGGACGATGTCTATGAGGCTTTCATGAAAGAGATGGAAGGGCTGCTGTGACAGCTTTGGATGCTAGATCAGGCTTCTGTTCACATCAGTGGTTCATGGAGAAAGAGGCTCTTACTCAGCTTAGGTGAAAGGGTTGCTTTCACTATCagggtatttttaatttcagttcaaGGAATATCCTAAAGTTTAGCCTTGTTCAGAATTTACTGCATATAAAAGAGAGGGTATTTCATGCAAAATAAATTGGTTATTGAAGCAGTGCTGCTAATAACATCCATCCCCCTTCATACCACCATTTTCATCCGGTTTCTTCCCCTACTCCCAATTCCTTGGAAACTTGTGATCAAGGAGAACTTTGTTTTGGCTCTCTTGTGTGCTGTGGGCACTGGAGTAGAGATTTCTGGAAAAACCAGTTTATTTCACCCCCATCTTGCCTTTCATGtttgagttatttttaatattttcttgtaaatattttgtaatattgtAGTGAAATGGATCACAATGTCATTTCCTAATACAAAGTGATATATGTGGGAAGAAAATGTACAATTCTTTGATTGATTAAAATTCCCACTGATCTAAACTTTGAGTGTTccatggaataaataaataaatgttctaaaaaaaaaaaatccaaacatatggaggctaaataacacgcttctgtataaccaacaaatcatagaagaaatcaaaaaagaaataaaaatatgcatagaaatgaatgaaaatgaaaacacaacaaccccaaacctatgggacactgtaaaagaagtgctaaggggaaggttcatagcattacaggcttacctcaagaaacaagaaaaaagtcaaataaataacctaactctacacctaaagcaactagagaaggaagaaattaagaaccccagggttagtagaaggaaagaaatcttaaaaattagggcagaaataaatgcaaaagaaactaaagagaccatagcaaaaatcaacaaagctaaaagctggttttttgaaaaaataaacaaaattgacaagccattagcaagactcattaagaaacaaagggagaagaaccaaattaacaaaattagaaatgaaaatggagagatcacaacagacaacactgaaatacaaaggatcataagagactactaccagcagctctatgccaataaaatggacaacttggaagaaatggacaaattcttagaaaagtatgactttccaaaactgaaccaggaagaaatagaagatcttaacagacccatcacaagcaaggaaatcggaactgtaatcagaaatcttccagcaaagcaaagcccaggaccagatggcttcacagctgaatcctaccaaaaatttagagaagagctaacacctaccttactcaaactcttccagaaaattgcagaagaagataaacttccaaactcattctatgaggccaccatcaccctaattccaaaaccagacaaagatgccacaaaaaaggaaaactacaggccaatatcactgatgaacatagatgcaaaaatccttaacaaaattctagcaaacagaatccaacaacatattaaaaaaatcatacaccatgaccaagtgagctttatctcaggaatgcaaggattctttaatatcctcaaatcaatcaatgtaatacaccacattaacaaattgaaagataaaaaccatatgattatctcaatagatgcagaaaaagcctctgacaaaattcaacatccttttatgattaaaactctccagaaagcaggaatagaaggaacatacctcaacataataaaagctgtatatgacaaacccacagcaagcatcaccctcaatggtgaaaaattgaaagcatttcccctgaaatcaggaacaagacaagggtgcccactctcaccactactattcaacatagttttggaagttttggccacagcaatcagagcagaaaaagaagtaaaaggaatccagataggaaaagaagaagtgaaactctcgctgtttgcagatgacatgatcctctacatagaaaaccctaaagactctaccagaaaattactagagctaatcaacgaatacagtaaagtttcaggatataaaattaacacacggaaatcccttgcattcctatacactaacaatgagaaaacagaaagagaaattaagggaacaataccattcaccactgcaacaaaaagaataaaatacttaggagtatatctacctaaagaaatgaaagacctgtacatagaaaactataaaacactgatgaaagaaatcaaagaggacacaaacagatggagaaacataccgtgttcatggattggaagaatcaatattgtcaaaatggctatactacccaaagcaatctatagattcaatgcaatccctattaagctaccaacagtatttttcacagaactagaacaaataatttcacaatttgtatggaaatacaaaaaacctcgaatagccaaagtaatcttgagaaagaagaatggaactggaggaatcaacctgcctgacttcaaactctactacaaagccacagtcatcaagacagtatggtactggcacaaagacagaaatataggtcaatggaacaatagaaagcccagagataaatccacgaacctaaggacaccttatcttcgacaaaggaggcaaggatatacaatggaaaaaagacaacctctttaacaagtggtgctgggaaaacttgtcaaccacttgtaaaagaatgaagctagaacactttctaacaccatacacaaaaataaactcaaaatggattaaagatctaaatgtaagaccagaaactataaaactcctagaggagaacataggcaaaacactctccgacataaatcacagcaggatcctctatgacccacctcccagaatattggaaataaaagcaaaaataaacaaatgggacctaatgaaacttaaaagcttttgcacaacaaaggaaactataagcaagatgaaaagacagccctcagattgggagaaaataatagcaaacgaagcaacagacaaaggattaatctcaaaaatatacaagcaactcctgaagctcaattccagaaaaataaatgacccaatcaaaaaatgggccaaagaactaaacggacatttctccagagaagatatacacgtggctaacaaacacatgaaaagatgctcaacatcactcattatcagagaaatgaaaatcaaaaccacagtgaggtgccattacacaccagtcaggatggctgctatccaaagtctacaagcaataaatgctggcgagggtgtggagaaaatggaaccctcttacactgttggtgggaatgcaaactagtacaaccgctatgcagaacagtgtggagatttctttaaaaactggaaatagaactgccatatgacccagcaatcccacttctgggcatacacaccaaggaaaccagatctgaaagagacacgtgcaccccaatgttcatcacagcactgtttataatagccaggacatggaagcaacctagatgcccatcagcagatgaatggataaggaagctgtggtacatatacaccatggaatatcactcagccattaaaaagaattcatttgaatcagttctaatgagatggatgaaactggagcccattatacagagtgaagtaagccagaaagataaagaacattacagcatactaacacatatatatggaatttagaaagatggtaatgataactctatatgcaaaacagaaaaagagacacagaagtacaggacagacttttggactctgtgggagaaggcgagggtgggatgtttcaaaagaacagcatgtatactatctatggtgaaacagatcaccagcccaggtgggatgcatgagacaagtgctccggcctggtgcactgggaagacccagaggaattgggtggagagggagatgggaggggggatcgggatggggaataagtgtaaatctatggctgattcatatcaatgtatgacaaaacccactgaaatgttgtgaagtaattagcctccaactaataaa encodes the following:
- the LOC122681387 gene encoding WW domain-binding protein 11-like, with protein sequence MGRRSTSSTKSGKFMNPTDQARKEARKRELKKNKKQRMMVRAAVLKMKDPKQIIRDMEKLDEMEFNPVQQPQLNEKVLKDKRKKLRETFERILRLYEKENPDIYKELRKLEVEYEQKRAQLSQYFDAVKNAQHVEVESIPLPDMPHAPSNILIQDIPLPGAQPPSILKKTSAYGPPTRAVSILPLLGHGVPRLPPGRKPPGPPPGPPPPQVLQMYGRKVGFALDLPARRRDEDMLYSPELAQRGHDDDVSSTSEDDGYPEDMDQDKHDDSTDDSDSDRSDGESEGDEFVHRDDTERENNEEKKSGLSVWFADMPGKSRKKKKKNMKELTPLQAMMLRMAEQEIPEEGREVEEFSEDDDEESDDSEAEKQSQKQHKEESLSDGTSAASQQQAPPQSVPPSQIQAPPMPGPPPLGPPPAPPLRPPGPPTGLPPGPPPGAPPFLRPPGMPGLREPLPRLLPPGPPLGRPPGPPPGPPPGLPPGPPPRGPPPRLPPPAPPGIPPPRSGMMRPPLVPPLGPAPPGLFPPALLPNPGVLSAPPNLIQRPKADDTSAATIEKKATATISAKPQITNPKAEITRFVPTALWVRRENKGAAAAPQRKSEDDSAVPLAKTAPKSGPSVPVSVQTKDDVYEAFMKEMEGLL